GGCGCCATGGTACTTTACGATGCCCTGATGTCCCATCCCATACTGAGCTCGCTGGTACGCCTGCCGGTGTCCTTTGACAGCGATTATCGCGGCGAAATTTTTATTCAGGTACACAAGCGCCTGCATGGATTGCCGAGGATTATGGCGGTGCTGGACGAGCTCGGCTGCTTTGGACGTGGCATCGCGGAGTATCAGGGGCCGGACGAGGTGTGAGTTTGCGCTTGTGGGCCCGGATAGGTTTCGTTCAGACGAGCGACTTGCGCTTTTTGCGCCTCTGGTTATGATGTCGTCTGGGTCTGCAGTTCACCCAGACATCGCCGCGGCGCAAGCCGAGCTAAACCTGCCTTACACCTGAATCCGGTACCGTACATTCGCGTGCCCCGTTGGAAGTCGGCGATCACTGACACCCCAGGGCGGGCGCGCCTGTGTGAGGTATAGTCATGAAACAGGTTATTCCATTTGTGGCCGCCGATATCTCGGCATTGGCCAAGTCCCTTCGCAAGCAGTTGATGGCTTGCGAGCAATTCCCTACCCATGTAGAAATGCTGAACCTGCTCGCCAAGGCCAGTGGGCATCAAAACTTTCAGCAGCTTAAGGCGCAGCAGTTACCGCTGGAGGCGGATGAGTCAGGGTTGGATCCCCTGGCCGTGGATATTCCGGCCAAGCTGAAACCCTTTATGGGCCAAGACTATGTGCTCAGGCAATGGCCTGGCCGTTACGCCTTGCAGCAGCAAAGTCTGTGGTTTTTCTGGTGCCGTTTCCGGTATGGGGTGGAGTACAGTGAGGCCGAGGTGAATGCGCTGCTAAAACCCTTTATCGGGTTTGGTGATCATCCCCTTATCCGGCGGGAGTTGGTCAACAAGTCCCTGTTGGGACGCACCGACGACGGTGGTCGTTATTGGCGCCAAAGCGCCATTCCGCCAGCCGGATTTGAGCGGTTGGCCGACGTGTGGTGAGGCCAGGCTAGCCCCGAATTGTATTCGGGGCTTTTTTGTTGGCGCGCCAGCAAGTAGCATGATTTTAAAATCAATGATGCCGTTTCGGTGAAACAGGACGTTTCGGCAGTGCGCCGGCATGCTCAAGGAATAGAACTATGACACTCATGCAAAAGCTGTATTGGCTGATGGCTACCTTGGGCAACGCCCTGGCAATCTGGCTGTGTAGCCGGCATCCCGGTTTGGGTGCCTGGCTCTTGCTGGCCTTTACCCTGGGCTACACCCTGATTGGTGCCTACGACCTCTTCCTTTCCCGCCATAGCCTGAACAGGCTTTACCCCGTTGTGGCCTATATCCGTTATGGGCTTGAATCTTTTCGGGTGGAGATCCAGCAGTATTTC
This sequence is a window from Shewanella zhangzhouensis. Protein-coding genes within it:
- a CDS encoding DUF2087 domain-containing protein; translated protein: MKQVIPFVAADISALAKSLRKQLMACEQFPTHVEMLNLLAKASGHQNFQQLKAQQLPLEADESGLDPLAVDIPAKLKPFMGQDYVLRQWPGRYALQQQSLWFFWCRFRYGVEYSEAEVNALLKPFIGFGDHPLIRRELVNKSLLGRTDDGGRYWRQSAIPPAGFERLADVW